The following coding sequences are from one Arthrobacter crystallopoietes window:
- a CDS encoding type 1 glutamine amidotransferase domain-containing protein: protein MSEQNISGKKVAFLLTDGVEQVELTSPWQAVKDAGGEPVLVAPKSGTLQGFKGTDKADTFPVDVTADQARADDYDALVIPGGVVNADHLRAEKAAVDFTRSFFDNQKPVAVICHGPWILIEAGVTDGRKLTSYHTLATDLKNAGAKWVDEEVVVDQGLVTSRNPGDLPAFNAKLVEEIAEGKHRGQTA from the coding sequence ATGTCTGAACAGAATATTTCCGGTAAGAAAGTAGCCTTCCTGCTCACGGACGGCGTGGAACAAGTCGAACTCACCAGCCCCTGGCAGGCGGTCAAGGACGCCGGCGGAGAGCCCGTCCTCGTCGCGCCCAAATCCGGGACCTTGCAAGGGTTCAAAGGCACGGATAAGGCTGACACCTTCCCGGTGGACGTGACCGCCGACCAGGCCCGGGCCGACGATTACGACGCGCTGGTAATCCCCGGCGGTGTCGTGAATGCGGACCATCTGCGCGCGGAAAAGGCGGCAGTGGACTTCACCCGTTCCTTCTTCGATAACCAGAAGCCCGTGGCCGTGATTTGCCATGGTCCCTGGATTCTCATCGAGGCAGGGGTGACCGATGGCCGCAAACTGACTTCCTATCACACCCTGGCCACCGACCTGAAGAATGCCGGAGCCAAGTGGGTGGACGAGGAAGTAGTGGTGGACCAAGGGCTGGTGACCAGCCGGAATCCTGGCGATCTGCCCGCCTTCAACGCCAAACTGGTTGAAGAAATAGCCGAAGGCAAGCACCGGGGCCAGACCGCGTAG
- a CDS encoding DUF2797 domain-containing protein, which produces MPCPLQVPAERGGQCINCFLNDDLRFLHDAHRSGAAPEGLRAYLAQPHWLYVATFASGTSKVGTASDLRKRLRLAEQGAVAARYVARAEDGRIVRVLEDMVSQQTELTQAVRSAAKLTGLQAPRSLAELDDINADHARTVRNLLARVELEGFAAVDQTWELPGPGRRVIGSDSRTAYPLELAAGTHGLLLEALLGSIALIRTVEGGPAYLADLNGLKGRRIELGPYQSQLPPVQVSLF; this is translated from the coding sequence GTGCCGTGCCCCCTTCAAGTCCCCGCCGAACGGGGCGGCCAATGCATCAACTGCTTTCTGAACGATGATCTGCGCTTCCTTCATGACGCGCACCGCAGCGGTGCCGCTCCGGAAGGACTGCGCGCCTACCTCGCCCAACCGCACTGGCTGTACGTGGCTACGTTCGCCTCCGGCACGAGCAAGGTAGGCACCGCCTCTGACCTGCGCAAGCGGCTCCGCCTTGCCGAGCAAGGAGCCGTAGCCGCCCGCTATGTGGCCAGGGCCGAGGATGGCCGGATTGTCCGCGTGCTGGAGGACATGGTTTCCCAGCAAACGGAATTGACCCAGGCTGTGCGTTCCGCAGCGAAGCTGACCGGTTTGCAGGCTCCGCGGAGCCTGGCCGAGCTGGACGACATCAACGCTGACCACGCGCGCACTGTCCGCAATCTGCTGGCACGCGTGGAGCTGGAAGGCTTTGCCGCCGTCGACCAAACATGGGAACTGCCGGGACCCGGCAGGCGGGTGATCGGATCGGATTCACGCACGGCTTATCCGCTGGAGCTGGCGGCCGGCACTCACGGACTGCTGCTGGAGGCGCTTCTGGGCAGTATTGCGCTGATCCGGACCGTGGAGGGCGGCCCGGCCTATCTGGCCGACCTGAACGGGCTCAAAGGCAGGCGTATCGAGTTGGGGCCCTATCAGTCACAGCTGCCCCCGGTGCAGGTTTCGTTGTTCTGA
- a CDS encoding phosphotransferase, translated as MTAVVPSTVYDQAGAPLSVHRAWPKSGRRLTFEAMDQYGRLRAGMIDDGGKATVAGFRTDPALPGLGEAGGKLLVHRYKRRAVLRSEDGAHYTKLLAPGKAAMVAGQSALMHEAGTRAGFAVPEVLGSGPDRVVSAALAGSSLHELGAPDTAGAWDHAWQLWAERWPSLVRDAAGVQEIPLHDGAAEAATVRKWVAQLLDFGALDADPAAVRSLADEVCGALSKGCGRGEAGLAHRDLHDKQLLYCADTASLGLLDFDTAALAEPALDLANLAVHLRLRADQGTVTAEARKTAETAVDTAAADLSVPAGRLHLYAVATELRLVCVYAFRPQWQQLAQSWLDSLLAPQTRKGLS; from the coding sequence ATGACCGCCGTCGTTCCTTCAACAGTCTACGATCAGGCCGGCGCACCCCTGTCGGTCCACCGCGCGTGGCCCAAGAGCGGACGCCGGCTCACCTTCGAAGCTATGGATCAATACGGCCGCCTGCGGGCGGGCATGATTGACGACGGCGGAAAAGCCACGGTTGCCGGCTTCAGAACGGACCCTGCGCTGCCAGGGCTGGGGGAGGCCGGCGGGAAGCTCCTGGTCCACCGCTATAAACGCCGCGCTGTGCTGCGGTCCGAGGACGGAGCCCACTACACCAAGCTGCTGGCCCCGGGTAAGGCTGCCATGGTTGCCGGGCAGTCGGCGCTGATGCATGAAGCAGGAACCCGCGCAGGCTTCGCGGTGCCCGAGGTGCTGGGGAGCGGGCCGGACCGCGTGGTTTCCGCAGCGCTGGCCGGCAGCAGTCTCCATGAACTCGGGGCCCCGGATACCGCGGGCGCGTGGGACCACGCCTGGCAGCTCTGGGCGGAGCGGTGGCCGTCGTTGGTCCGGGACGCCGCCGGAGTGCAGGAGATACCCCTGCATGACGGCGCGGCAGAAGCGGCTACGGTACGCAAGTGGGTGGCTCAGCTGCTGGACTTCGGCGCGCTGGATGCCGATCCGGCTGCCGTCCGGAGCCTCGCTGATGAGGTGTGTGGGGCACTGTCGAAGGGGTGCGGCCGCGGGGAAGCAGGCCTTGCACACCGGGACCTGCACGACAAACAGCTGCTCTATTGTGCCGATACGGCTTCGCTTGGACTGCTGGATTTCGACACCGCTGCGCTGGCCGAGCCTGCGCTGGATCTGGCAAACCTGGCCGTCCACCTGCGGTTGCGGGCGGACCAGGGCACCGTCACCGCGGAGGCCCGTAAGACGGCCGAAACGGCGGTGGATACGGCGGCGGCAGACCTGTCGGTGCCGGCCGGCCGGCTGCATCTCTACGCCGTGGCCACCGAGCTGCGGTTGGTCTGCGTCTACGCCTTCCGTCCGCAATGGCAGCAACTTGCCCAGTCGTGGCTGGACAGCTTGCTGGCGCCGCAGACAAGAAAGGGACTCTCGTGA